The genomic DNA GGCCCAGGACGGCGAGGGCACGGTCACGCTTCTGGATGCACTGGCCCTGGATGCGGAAGTGACGGCGCTGTTCCCTTCTTCGTAGCTGGAGTAGCCTTCGGTCCGGCGAGGTGCGCGTAATGGGCAAGCGGGTGCTCGTGGTCGACGACGCCATCTTCATGCGGGCCATGCTGAAGGACATCTTCAGCGGCGCCGGCTACGAGGTGGTGGGCGAGGCTTGTCACGGCCTCGAGGCCGTGGAGCGCTACAAGGAGCTCAAGCCCGACCTCACCACCATGGACGTGGTGATGCCGCTCAAGAACGGCATCGAGGCCACCCGCGAGATCCTCAAGCTGGATCCCAAGGCCGTGATCATCATGTGCTCCGCGCTCGGTCAGGAGAGCCTGGTGATGGAGGCCATCGAGGCCGGCGCCAGCGACTACGTCCGCAAGCCGCCCAAGGCTGAAGAAGTTCTCGACGTCGCCAAGAAGGTGCTCGGCTAAAAGCCGTGGCTGGTGGCTCGTGGCTGGTGGCTGGCCAGGTTCACTGGCGGTGAAGCATGGATATGTCGAAGTACCTCGGGTTGTTCGCCAGCGAGGCGGGCGAGCACCTGGAGGCGCTCGGCAAGGAGCTCCTGCGCTTCGAGGGCGCGCCGGGGCCAGACCTGCTCGATTCGATCTTCCGGCATGCGCACAGCGTGAAGGGCATGGCCGCGAGCATGGGCTTTGAGCCCATCGCCGCCGTGGCCCACCGCGCCGAGGACCTCATCGACGCCCTGCGCGAGCGGCCGAGCCGCGTCACGCGCGATGCGATCGATCTCCTTCTGCGCGCAACGGATGCCATGACCGCGCAGGTGCAGATCGCTGTCGCGGGGCAGCCGCTCGCGGTCGATAACGCGCTCGTCTACGCGCTCGCCGAGAGCCTCAAGCGGCTCACGGATCCGAATCCGCCTCAACGGGAACAAGGAACCAGGAACCCGGAACCAGAAACTCAAGCGGTCGAGACCGAGTCGACCGACTGGGGCCGCTTGAGCGTGAAGGTGAAGATCGCGCAATCCTCGCCCACGCCGGGCGTGCGCGCGTTCCTGGTGCACAAGAAGCTGTCCGGCCTGGGGCAGATCTTCGACCTGCGGCCGCCGCTCGAGGACCTGCGCGCGGGCCGGCTCGTGGACAACCAGCTCTCGCTGGTGCTCGAGACGCGCGCCGGCGAGGCCGCGGTGCGCCGGATGCTCGCGCAGGTGAGCGATCTCGATACGGTGGACGTGGCGCCGCTTCCCTCCCTGGCCGTCGAGGCGCCGCCGCCGGAGAAGCCGGAGAAGACCGAGCCCGCGCCCGAGGCGCCGCGGCCGATTGGCGTCGAGCCCGCGCGCACGGTGCGGGTGAAGACGGAGGTGCTCGACCACTTCCTCGACGGCGTGGGCGAGCTGCTCCTGGCGACGGCGCACCTGCGCGACCTGGCCAAGAAGCTGCCCGAGCGCGAGCGCCCGCCATTCGACGAGGGCATCGACCGGCTGCACGGCATCGTGAAGGACCTGCACGATCGCGTGATGGGCGCGCGCATGACGCCGCTCGCGCAGATCACGGATCGCCTGCCGCGCGCCGCCCGCGACATCCTGCGTCGCACCGGCAAGGACGCGGAGCTGGTGATCACCGGCCAGGACATCGAGCTCGACCGCGCCATCCTCGACGAGCTCGCGGATCCGCTGCTGCACCTGCTGCGCAACTGCCTCGACCACGGCCTGGAATCGCCGGCGGATCGCGAGGCCGCTGGAAAGCCTGCGCGAGGGCGCGTGCGCGTGGCGGCGCGGCGCGATCGCGATCGCGTGCTCCTGGAGATCGAAGACGACGGCCGCGGCATGGATCCCGAGGCGCTCAAGGCCTCGGCGATCGCACGCGGCTTCATCACCGCCGACCAGGCCGAGAAGCTCACGCTGCGCGAGGCGATGATGCTCGCGTGCATGCCGGGCGTGTCCACGGCGCGGTCGGTGTCGGATCTCTCGGGCCGCGGCGTGGGCATGGACGCGGTGAAGCGCGTGGTCGAGAACCTCGGCGGCACGCTCGACATCGACTCCGAGC from Deltaproteobacteria bacterium includes the following:
- a CDS encoding response regulator — protein: MGKRVLVVDDAIFMRAMLKDIFSGAGYEVVGEACHGLEAVERYKELKPDLTTMDVVMPLKNGIEATREILKLDPKAVIIMCSALGQESLVMEAIEAGASDYVRKPPKAEEVLDVAKKVLG
- a CDS encoding chemotaxis protein CheA — its product is MDMSKYLGLFASEAGEHLEALGKELLRFEGAPGPDLLDSIFRHAHSVKGMAASMGFEPIAAVAHRAEDLIDALRERPSRVTRDAIDLLLRATDAMTAQVQIAVAGQPLAVDNALVYALAESLKRLTDPNPPQREQGTRNPEPETQAVETESTDWGRLSVKVKIAQSSPTPGVRAFLVHKKLSGLGQIFDLRPPLEDLRAGRLVDNQLSLVLETRAGEAAVRRMLAQVSDLDTVDVAPLPSLAVEAPPPEKPEKTEPAPEAPRPIGVEPARTVRVKTEVLDHFLDGVGELLLATAHLRDLAKKLPERERPPFDEGIDRLHGIVKDLHDRVMGARMTPLAQITDRLPRAARDILRRTGKDAELVITGQDIELDRAILDELADPLLHLLRNCLDHGLESPADREAAGKPARGRVRVAARRDRDRVLLEIEDDGRGMDPEALKASAIARGFITADQAEKLTLREAMMLACMPGVSTARSVSDLSGRGVGMDAVKRVVENLGGTLDIDSERGRGTRFTLRLPLTVAVVNVLLIGVGEEIYGLPIAKVVGAVELDQSELYRSQGARMLSHGGELLPVHALASLLAVPSGPTRNEQPYVVVEGDGARLALEVDRLLGQEEVVLKPLSRPLERIAGLSGVTILGSGRPIFILDVPRLLP